The following proteins come from a genomic window of Polyangiaceae bacterium:
- a CDS encoding DUF374 domain-containing protein, with protein MRFCIGFAVGLLVRLWGWTWRVRVHAPAALGVEPMVLAFWHGTQLALTRARPPRTTALVSWSRDGAVSHGAMRALGLGVVRGSSSRGGASGLRAIIRRLRAGGSAVFAVDGPRGPLHRAKPGAAQAARLGKARLVPVGAWASRRWLLSRAWDHFQLPLPFARIVVVAGPALDPARALAQPELLEQAIHAANDEAERRAMLPALPEASCPQ; from the coding sequence GTGCGGTTCTGCATCGGATTCGCCGTCGGCCTCCTGGTTCGCTTGTGGGGTTGGACCTGGCGAGTCCGCGTCCATGCGCCCGCTGCCCTGGGCGTGGAACCCATGGTGCTCGCGTTCTGGCACGGGACGCAGCTCGCGCTCACCCGGGCGAGGCCGCCGCGCACCACGGCGCTGGTGAGCTGGTCCCGGGATGGCGCCGTGTCGCACGGGGCCATGCGCGCGCTGGGCCTCGGGGTCGTGCGCGGATCGAGCTCTCGGGGGGGAGCGTCGGGCCTCCGCGCCATCATCCGGCGGCTACGTGCTGGCGGCTCCGCAGTGTTCGCCGTGGATGGGCCCCGCGGTCCGCTGCATCGGGCGAAGCCCGGAGCCGCGCAGGCTGCGCGCCTGGGCAAGGCGCGCCTGGTGCCCGTGGGCGCCTGGGCGTCGCGCCGGTGGCTCTTGTCTCGGGCCTGGGATCACTTCCAGCTGCCGTTGCCCTTCGCCCGCATCGTGGTCGTCGCTGGACCGGCGCTCGATCCCGCGCGAGCGCTCGCGCAACCCGAGCTGCTCGAGCAAGCCATCCACGCGGCCAACGACGAAGCCGAACGTCGAGCCATGCTGCCCGCGCTGCCGGAGGCGTCATGCCCACAGTAG
- a CDS encoding aminotransferase class IV, translating to MPTVVFIDGAPFAPEHAVVSVFDRGFLYGDSVFETIRTYSGRCFALTEHVARLARSARSVFIDLPLPAQELEAEIERAVAHAGNPESYVRVMITRGSGPMGLDTSFDAKPRRVIIAGPLASPPPESYEHGIDVITYRTLRTAEATEASSAKIGNYLVAVLALREARAAGAAEALIVDGSGNVVEGASSNVFAVIDGQLCTPPETAGILPGITRAVILELAEVSLRPLSVDDLGRAEEIFITSSIRELLPVVHVDGAAVGDGKPGPRARELHRRFLEKVSNIMAMGSGAGSLKGP from the coding sequence ATGCCCACAGTAGTGTTCATAGACGGCGCGCCGTTTGCCCCGGAGCACGCGGTGGTCAGCGTCTTCGATCGCGGGTTCTTGTACGGCGACTCGGTGTTCGAGACCATTCGCACCTACTCTGGGCGCTGCTTCGCGCTCACGGAGCACGTCGCCCGGCTGGCCCGCAGCGCCCGCAGCGTGTTCATCGATCTGCCGCTCCCGGCCCAGGAGTTGGAAGCCGAAATCGAACGCGCCGTGGCTCACGCGGGCAATCCCGAGAGCTACGTCCGGGTCATGATCACGCGCGGCAGTGGCCCCATGGGCCTGGACACGAGCTTCGACGCCAAGCCGCGTCGCGTGATCATCGCGGGGCCGCTCGCGTCGCCGCCTCCGGAGAGCTACGAGCACGGCATCGACGTCATCACGTATCGCACGCTCAGGACCGCAGAGGCCACGGAGGCGTCGAGCGCCAAGATCGGCAACTATCTGGTCGCAGTGCTCGCGCTGCGGGAAGCCCGAGCCGCTGGGGCCGCGGAGGCGTTGATCGTGGATGGCAGCGGCAACGTGGTGGAAGGTGCAAGCTCCAACGTGTTCGCGGTGATCGACGGGCAGCTGTGTACGCCGCCGGAGACCGCCGGCATCCTTCCGGGCATCACTCGCGCAGTCATCCTCGAGCTGGCGGAGGTCTCGCTGCGTCCGCTGTCGGTGGACGACCTCGGCCGAGCCGAGGAGATCTTCATCACCTCGAGCATTCGGGAGCTCTTGCCCGTGGTGCACGTGGACGGCGCTGCCGTGGGGGACGGGAAGCCAGGCCCACGAGCCCGTGAGCTGCATCGCAGGTTCCTTGAAAAAGTAAGCAATATCATGGCGATGGGCTCCGGTGCCGGAAGCCTGAAGGGCCCCTGA